The Streptomyces sp. NBC_00510 genomic interval CTGGACGGCGTCATGGCGCCCGCCTACGTGGTGGACGGCGAGGGGTCGATCATCGCGGCCAACGAGGCGGCAGGGACCCTCCTGCAGAGGTCCACCGCGGATCTCCTCGGCCAGGACGCACATGACCTGCTCCACCGTGACAGCCACGGTCACACCCTGCCGCGCTCCCGTTGCGAGATGCGTGACGCCCTGCTCACGGAACGCACCCGGCACAGCGACGTCGGGTGGTTCGCCCGCGGGGACGGCAGCCTGCTCGGGCTGTCCTGGTTCCTGACGCCGTACGCCCTGGGGTCCGGAAGGCCGGGGGCCCTGGTCATGCTCTACCAGCGGCAGGAGGCAGCAACACCCCCCCAGGAGCAGGAAGAGGGGTTCTCGACGCCGCTGACGGAGCTCGACCGTCTCGCCCTCCTCGCGGAGACCACCACCCAGCTCACCTCGACACTCGACGTGAACGAGGCGCTGCACCGACTGGCCGCCCTGACCGTGCCGTTGCTGGCGGACTGGGCGGTCGTCGACCTCCTCACCGAGAACGACGAGGTGCGGCGCGCCCTGGTGGTCCAGAACAAGGACGGTCTCCTGATCGAGCGCGCGGACCTGCAAGGGCCCATGCCGCCGGTGCCGCAGGAATCCCCGATGCCGCTGTCCCGCGCATTGCGCGGCGCCGCGTCGACCATCGCCACCGCCTCGACCTACCACGGCCCTCCGGATTCCGGAATCGCGGTCGAGCAGCACCGGCTCTTCGAGAGGACGGGCATGCACTCCGCGGCCATCGCCCCGATCCGTGGGCTGCGGGACGTGCTCGGGGCGCTCACGCTGGGCCGGTCGGAACGCCCGGACGGCTTCACCGCCCGTGACCTGCCGCTGCTGGAAGACGTGACCCGCCGGGCGGGCCTGGCGCTGGACAACGCCCGCCTCTACCAGAGGCAGCGCAAGGTCGCCGAGACCATGCAGCGTCACCTGCTGCCCCAGATGCCCACGATCCCCGGGCTGCAGATGACCGCCAGGTACGTCCCGGCCCCTCAGGCCTCGCAAGTCGGCGGTGACTGGTACGACGCGTTCCCGCTCGTCGATGGTGCCACCGCACTGGCCATAGGCGACGTCGTCGGGCACGACCTCGACGCCGCCGGCGGCATGGCACAGGTCCGGAACATGTTGCGCGCCTTCGCCTGGTCGGATCCCGAGTCGCCCAGCGCCATCGTCACGCGCCTCGACCAGGCTGTGATGCATACCGCCGAAGTGCCCATGGCGACGATGATCTTCGCGCGACTCACCAGCGTGGATGACGGGCTGTGGCGACTGGAGTGGACCAACGCGGGCCATCCGCCGCCGCTCCTGGTGACCTACGACGGGCAGACGAGCTTCCTCACCGAGGGCCACGGCATCCTGCTCGGCACGGGCACCGACAGGCCGCGCCAGGACGCCGTCTTCACCCTGCCCCCGCAGGCCACCCTCGTGCTGTACACGGACGGACTGGTCGAGTCGACCCGGCACTCCATCGACGTCGGCCTCGACGAGCTCCGCAAGCACGCGGCATCGCTGGCCCGGCGCCCCCTGGACTCGTTCAGCGACTCGCTGCTGAACCGGGTCCGGCCCCCGGACAACGACGACGACGTCGCCTTCCTCGCCCTGCGCACACCCGCTGCCCCGTAGGACCGGGTCGGCCGCCGTCGGAGGTGGTCCCTGTGAGTGAAGCGGCCAGGGCGGGAAGAAGTGCAGGGAGCAAGGGAGGCCGCCGTGGCGCATGACCAGCTCGGGCTCGACGACGTACTCACGGCGGCGGAGGCAGCCTCGCCGGTGAACTCGCTGGACGTGGTGGCGCGCAACCTGCGGGAGCGGTTCGGGGCCCGCTCGGTGTCCTTGCTGCTCCCCGACGTCATCGGCCAGAAGATGGTGCGGGTCAGCGAGGACGCGGACTCGCAGCAGGTCAGGAGCGCCGATCAGGTTCCGCTGCACGGCAGCGTCTACCAGGACGTGCTGCGCAGCCAGCAGGTGACGCGGGTACCCGGCGACGGGGCGGGTGAGCGGGTGATCGCGCCCGTCACCAACCGGGGTGACACGATCGGGGTGCTGGAGCTGACCTTGCCGGACGCCACCGACGACGTGCTGGGGCAGGTTGCCGAGGCGGCGCTCGCGCTGGCGTACATCGTCGTGACCGATCGCCGGTTCACCGATGTCTACCACTGGGGCAAGCGCACGACGCCGATGACCTTGGCGGCCGAGATCCAGCGGCAGCTGCTGCCTACGGCCTCCTGCTGCACGGCGAACGAGTTCACCGTCGCCGGGGCGCTGGTGCCCGCGGATTCCATCGGCGGTGACACCTACGACTTCACCCTGGACTACGACACGCTGCACCTGTCGATCACCGACGCGATGGGCCACGACATCAGGTCGGCGATGCTGGCCACCGTCCTGGTGAACGCCTCCCGCCGCGCCCGCCGTGCCGGGTGCGACCTGGCGGAGCAAGCCCGCCAGATGCACGAGGCGATCCTGGAGCACGGCAGTCACGGGCTGGCCACCGGGCAGCTGGTCCGTGTCGCCCTGGACGGAACCGGCTGCCAATTGGTCAACGCGGGGCACCCCTGGCCTCTGCGCCTGCGCGACGGAACGGTCGAGGAACTGCGCCTCGCCGTCGACCTTCCCTTCGGAGTCCCGTCACCGGCTCCCCACCGCGTTCAAGACCTCGACGTGCGCGCCGGGGACCGGCTCGTGCTCTACACCGACGGCATGCAGGAGCGCCGGGCCCGAGGCGTGGACCTGGCCGTCATGCTCCGCGACTCCGCCGCCGAGCACCCCCGCGAAGTGGTCCAGACGATGACGTCCGCCGTGTCCGTCGCCTGCCACGGCCACCTGGAGGACGACGCCTCGATCGTTTGCCTGGACTGGCGCGCTTAGAAGGCCATGGCTGCCGTACGGCCGGATGCCGGGTTTGTCATGGAGCGAGGAGGAAAGCCGCTCCACATGAGGCTTATGAGGCTTACGAGCGAAAAGCAAGGGTCCCCGAACGCCGCCCTTCCTGCGGCGATGGACACCCTCGAAGGGCAGGAGTGGCTCGACGGGCTCGCCGCCGTCGTCCGCAAGGGCGTGCGCGCCCTGCCGCTGGGCCGGGGGCGCGACGCACTGCGCGGGCTGTGGCTCGGCCACCCCGTGCACCCGGTACTCGTCCAGGTGCCGATCGGTGCCTGGACCTCCGCCGGGGTGCTCGACCTGCTCCCCGGCGAGAGCCGTGCCGCCCGCCGTCTGGTGGCGCTGGGCCTGGTCTCCGCGGTGCCCGCGGCCCTCGCCGGATGGGTGGACTGGGCGGAGCAGCGTCCCCGGCAGGCCCGCGTGGGTCTGGTCCACGCGACCGCCAACATCGTCGCCGTCACCGCGTACGCCTGCTCACTGGCGGCCCGGATCAAGGGCCGCCCGATCCTCGGCCGGGCCCTCGGCTTCGGCGGCATGACCGTAGCCACGGTGGGCGGGGTGCTCGGCGGCCACCTCGCCTACCGGCAGGGCGCCGGCGTGAACCACGCTGAGGCGGTGCCGGTGCTGGTGGAGCCGGGCTGGCATCGCGTCGGCGTGCCGCAGGACTTCCCGTTCGGCGAGCCGGTGCGGCGGATGGCCGACGAGGCGGCCGTGGTCGTGGTCCGCGCGGACGACGGGCGGTTCCACGCCCTGGCCGACCGCTGCAACCACATGGACGGCCCCCTGCACGAGGGCAAGGTCATCGAGGGCTGCCTCGAATGTCCCTGGCACGGCAGCCAGTTCCGCCTCTCGGACGGCGCGAACGTCCAGGGGCCGGCGACCGCGCCGCAGCCCCGCTTCGAGTGCCGGATAGCCGCCGACGGGCAGGTCGAAGTCCGGCTCGCGCGGTCCTGAGCCACCCTGAGCCACGAGGAGGAACTGTCATGAGTCAGCAGGCTCTCGAGATCTACATGAACGACCATCTGGCGGGTTCCACCACCGGGCAGCTGATCTCACGTCACCTCGCCGACCACCACCGCTCCATGCCGCACGGCGACGAACTGCGGCGTGTGGCAGACGAGATCGCCGAGGACCGGCAGAGCCTCCTCGACCTGATGGACGCGCTCGACGTCCCGGCGCGGCGTCACAAGGTCTACGCGGGATGGCTCGCCGAGAAGGCGCGCCTGCTCAAGCTCAACGGCCGGGTCGTCCGCCGCTCCGGCCTGAGCACGGTCATCGAACTGGAGGCGCTGCGCCTGGGCATCGAGGGGAAGAGCCTGCTGTGGCAGTCGCTCCTGTCGCTCACGCCGAAGAAGGACCTGGACGAGGACCGGCTGCGCACCCTCCTGGACCGCGCGCGGGAACAGATCGACACGGTGGAGACGGTGCGCCGCGAAGCCGTCGGCGCCGGTCTCGGCTGATCCTGGCCGCCGCCTGTGACATCTTTCGCCGTCAGGCTGCCCGAGTGAATCGTGTGATGATCCGCCGGTTCGGGGTAGCCGTGACGTAGGACCAAGACCAGCAAATGGGGTGAATTGCATGCCCGCAGGGTCGAACCGCAAGCGTGAGCGGCAGTACGAGCACATCAAGGAGAGCGCCCAGGAGCGGGGCGAGAGCGAGAAGCGGGCCAAGGAGATCGCCGCCCGTACGGTCAACAGGGAACGCGCCAGGGCGGGTGAGTCCAAGACCGCCAGCCGCTCCTCCGTCGAGGACATGTCCTCGGGCAAGCGCGGCGGACAGCGCTCCGGCAAGGGCTCCCAGGGGCCCACACGCGACCAGCTCTACGCCGAGGCCAAGCGCCGCAACGTCGACGGTCGTTCGCACATGAACAAGGCGGAACTCCAACGAGCCCTCGGCGACAGCTGAGCGCACGCGGGTCAACCAGCGGAGGACATCATGCTCATCCTCGGCATCATCCTGCTGATCATCGGCTTCCTCACCGGGATCTCGATCCTGTGGACCATCGGGATCATCCTGGTGATCATCGGCCTCGTGCTCTGGGTGCTGGGCGCGGTGGGGCACAGCGTCGGCGGACGCAAGCACTACTGGTAGGAGGCGCGGATCCCGGTCGTCAGCCGTTCCGGAGGCCGCCGCGACCGCCACGGCGGCCATCGCCGCTGCCGCCCCCCCACCGGCTTCGTTTCAGGGCCGTGGGGTAGGCACCCCCCTGGCGGGGCTGGAGGCCGAGCTTGAACGGATCGCCCCGCGCATCGTGGTCGACCTCGGCGTCACCGCCGCCAAGGCCCTGGTGGGGCCGGAGTTCCGGGTCAACCGGCAGCGCGGAAAGCTCCTGACGCCCGGCGTGCCCCTCGACGGGGCGCACGTCCTTGTTACCGTCCACCCCTCCGCGGTGCTGCGCGCCGGCGAGAACCGCGAGGAGATGTACGCCGGGCTGGTGGCGGGCCTGCGCGTGGTGGCCGACGCCCTCGGATGACCCGATTCCGTTTCCCGGCTCGGGTCCCGGGCATCTCCTCAGCAGATGCACTGACCGCGTCCCTCTGGGAGGTGCGCCATGAGCACGCCGCATGCAGCCGACCGTTCCGCCCCGAGCAGCAGTGCCGAACGCAAGGTGCCGCCCACGGAGACACCCCCGGCGGAAAGCAGCACCACTCACGGGATCTCCCTCCCCGAGCGGCCGGAACTTCGCAAGGCGTGGGGATTCACGCCGCTGGTGTTGATCTTCTGCGTCGTCGCCATCTTCCTCGCGGGAGTGATCGCCATGATCGTCGCACTCTCCACCTAGCTACAGTCCATTGCCGCGACGCGCGGGGCCCTTACCGGTACGGGTCAGGGGCACCCGGGAATTGGAATGGCTCCGTCGAGGCGGAATCCATGGCCGCACGCGACCTGGGCAAGGGCGACGCGGTGGCGGTTCTCCCTCAGACCTACTCGTATTCGCATACGTAAACGTGCAGGTGACAGCACAGGTCGGGGCCCGGCACGGCCCGTTCGACGCGCTCAGCGGTCGGTCGGGGCGCATGGTGGAACCGCGGGCCCATGGTCCGGGACCCGACTATCGATGACCTCTGCGTCGGAGGTTGGTCATGCCGAGCACCTACGAACGCGGCCGCGTGGGATTGCTTCTCGTCGACCTCGTCAATGAGAACTTCTCGAAGGACGGCAAGGCCTATGCCATCTACGCGCCGGAATACGAAAGGCTGGGCACGATCGACAACCTGAGCAGGCTCGTCGCCGGGGTGCGAGGGCACAAGGACATCCCCGTCTTCTACTCGACGACCGCCTTCACCGGCGAGGACTATGCGACGTGGAAGCACGTCTCCGGGATGCACCGGGAGATGTTCGACAACCGGCTGTTCGAGGCGGGAACCTGGAACACCGAGTTCTACGAGGATCTGGCTCCCCAGCCGGGCGAGGTGATCCTCGCGCCGCACAAGGGCCTGGACGTGCTCCACCACACCGACCTCGAATTCCAGTTGCGGCAGCGCGACGTCGAATACCTGGCGATCGCCGGAGTCTCCGGGATCATGGCCGTGGAGTCGACGGCCCGCAGCGCGATGGAGCGCGCCCACCACGTCACGACGTTCACCGACGCGATCGCCGCTCCCGGCGGCCTGGTCACATACCAGGCGATGATGCGCGGCCTGAACATGATCTCGCACAGCGTGGTCAGCGTCGACGACTTCCTGGCCTCGCTCGACGACCTGGGCGCGTGACACTTCCACCATCCGTGCGGTGAGGAGAGCAGCCGGGATGCAGCGGGCCCGATCGGGGCCGGCGAACGTCCGGGATCGGCTCGTGGCGTCCGATCCCGGACTGATCCGGCTGCTGTCCGCGCTGAGCACGGTCTGCGCGGTCCTGTTGACGCTCGGTGTCCTCGCGGCGCTGCGTGCCCCCATACCGGTCCTGGTGACGGGTGCCCTCACCGCGATCGTCAGCACGGTGGCGGTCACCGAGCCCCGGCCGCGCGACCAGCTGCTGACCCTCGCGGCCGGATTGCCCATCGCGCTGGCGACCATGGCGGTCGGCAGCGCGCTGACGCCGTACCGGGTCGTGGCGGACGTGGTGTTCGTGCTGTTGATCTTTGCCGCCATCTACATCCGGCGGCTGGGCTCGCGTGCGACCACGCTGGGCATCATCGCCTTCCAACTCTTCTTCGTGACCCAGTTCGCCGAGACCCGCGTGGAGCAATTGCCGCAGCTGTTCCTGGCCGTGCTGGTGGCCTTCGGCAGCTCGGCGCTGGTCCGGTTCGCCGTCCTGCGCTCGCCGCCGGAGCGGACGCTGGCACGGCTGCAGCGGGCCTTCCGGCTGCGTCTGGTGCTGGTGCTCGACGCGCTGATCGAGGTGGCCGAGGGCGGACCGGAGGCGCCGCGGGCCGAGCGGCAGGTCGACGATCTGCGCCGGTACGCGGCCCGCCTGCACACGGCCGCGTTGATGATCCAGACCCGGCTGGCAACCGGCACGCCCGACGAGCGCACCGCCACCGCGATCCAGCGCCGCGTGGCGGAAGCGGAGACGGCCGTGGAACGGCTGGCCGTCCTCGTGCTGCGGGTCCTGTGGCCCGCTGCCGACGTCGACACCCTGACCCGGCACCTGACCAGGATCGGCCGCGCCGGATCCTCCATCGACGCCCGCGACGCGGCGATGCTGCCCGCGCTGGTCTCGGAACTGCGTGCGCTGCGCGTGGTGATCGGACCGGGTCGGCCGCGGCCGGAGGGCGCCGATCCCGCCGAGGTGCGCAACCGCCTGCTCGGCTACCGCAACGACGAGCACCTGCCCGACGCGTCGCCGGCGATGCGGGACGTCTTCCGCTCCGCCGGGGACTTCGCCCGCGCCCTGTTCGGCCTGAGCCTGGCCGTCGACGGGGACACCTCGGCATCCCAGGACACCGCCGAGGCGGCACGGTCGAGGGAGGAGCTCACGGCAGAGGACTCCGGCCTGGCGAAGGACGTCGTACCGAAGCCGGAGGGCCCCCGCATCCGCCCCACCACCAGGACCGCGCTGCAGGTCGCGACCGGATCGGCGCTGGCCGTCGTCGGCGGTGAGCTGCTGTCGCCGCAACGCTGGTACTGGGCGGTGTTCACGTGCTGGGTGGTGTTCATCAGCACCGCCTCCACCGGCGAGATCCTGGTCAGAGGGTACCGGCGGCTGATCGGCACGGTGGTGGGCGTCGTCGCCGGGCTCGCCCTCGCCGCCCTGATCGGCGACGACCCCCCGCTGGCCTTCGCGCTCGTGGTCCTCAGCGTGTTCGGCATGTACTACACGACCGCGGTGTCCTACACGCTGATGTCCTTCTTCGTCACCACGATGATCGGCATGCTGTACACGCTGCTCCACGCCCTCACCCCGGGCGTGCTGGTGGTGCGCATCGAGGAGACCGCGTTCGGGATCGCGTGCGGGCTGGCCGCCGCTCTGCTCGTGCTGCCGGTGCGGACCCGCGAACGCACGGACCAGTTGCTGCGCGACGTGCTGGAACGCCTTCGCGCGGTGCTGTCGCAGTCGCTGGCCCGTCTGGGCGGCGAGGCCGGCCGGGATCTGCTGGTGCCGGCCCGTGCGCTGGATTCGGCCCTGGACAGCCTGCGTCTGTCGGTGCAGCCGCTGATCACCCCGATCAGCCCGTTGCGGTCCCGGCGGCGCACCGCGCTCTGCGTGCTGGGGTTGCTGGAGACGGCGGCCTTCCACACCCGTAGCCTGGCCGCCACCGTGGAAGCCATGCCGGCCGGTGTCCGCGTCAGCCCCGATCCGTGCCTCGTGGACGAGGCCGGCCGGATCGACCGGAACCTCGCGAAGCTGATCGGCCAGGTGGCTGCTCGATGCGAGGAGGACACCTCGATCGAGGGCGGTTCCGGCGTTCCCACCCACCTCGGAGAGGGTTTCGCCGGGGCGCGTGCCGAGGACGTCCACGCGACGCGGCGGGTGGTACGGCACCTGCAACGCGTGGACGAGAGCATCCAGGGCCTTGCCCGAACCCTCAAGGTGCCCGTCCGCTACAACTCGTAGCGCAGGTAC includes:
- a CDS encoding DUF6131 family protein, whose product is MLILGIILLIIGFLTGISILWTIGIILVIIGLVLWVLGAVGHSVGGRKHYW
- a CDS encoding DUF6480 family protein gives rise to the protein MSTPHAADRSAPSSSAERKVPPTETPPAESSTTHGISLPERPELRKAWGFTPLVLIFCVVAIFLAGVIAMIVALST
- a CDS encoding FUSC family protein, with translation MQRARSGPANVRDRLVASDPGLIRLLSALSTVCAVLLTLGVLAALRAPIPVLVTGALTAIVSTVAVTEPRPRDQLLTLAAGLPIALATMAVGSALTPYRVVADVVFVLLIFAAIYIRRLGSRATTLGIIAFQLFFVTQFAETRVEQLPQLFLAVLVAFGSSALVRFAVLRSPPERTLARLQRAFRLRLVLVLDALIEVAEGGPEAPRAERQVDDLRRYAARLHTAALMIQTRLATGTPDERTATAIQRRVAEAETAVERLAVLVLRVLWPAADVDTLTRHLTRIGRAGSSIDARDAAMLPALVSELRALRVVIGPGRPRPEGADPAEVRNRLLGYRNDEHLPDASPAMRDVFRSAGDFARALFGLSLAVDGDTSASQDTAEAARSREELTAEDSGLAKDVVPKPEGPRIRPTTRTALQVATGSALAVVGGELLSPQRWYWAVFTCWVVFISTASTGEILVRGYRRLIGTVVGVVAGLALAALIGDDPPLAFALVVLSVFGMYYTTAVSYTLMSFFVTTMIGMLYTLLHALTPGVLVVRIEETAFGIACGLAAALLVLPVRTRERTDQLLRDVLERLRAVLSQSLARLGGEAGRDLLVPARALDSALDSLRLSVQPLITPISPLRSRRRTALCVLGLLETAAFHTRSLAATVEAMPAGVRVSPDPCLVDEAGRIDRNLAKLIGQVAARCEEDTSIEGGSGVPTHLGEGFAGARAEDVHATRRVVRHLQRVDESIQGLARTLKVPVRYNS
- a CDS encoding serine/threonine-protein phosphatase: MAHDQLGLDDVLTAAEAASPVNSLDVVARNLRERFGARSVSLLLPDVIGQKMVRVSEDADSQQVRSADQVPLHGSVYQDVLRSQQVTRVPGDGAGERVIAPVTNRGDTIGVLELTLPDATDDVLGQVAEAALALAYIVVTDRRFTDVYHWGKRTTPMTLAAEIQRQLLPTASCCTANEFTVAGALVPADSIGGDTYDFTLDYDTLHLSITDAMGHDIRSAMLATVLVNASRRARRAGCDLAEQARQMHEAILEHGSHGLATGQLVRVALDGTGCQLVNAGHPWPLRLRDGTVEELRLAVDLPFGVPSPAPHRVQDLDVRAGDRLVLYTDGMQERRARGVDLAVMLRDSAAEHPREVVQTMTSAVSVACHGHLEDDASIVCLDWRA
- a CDS encoding Rieske 2Fe-2S domain-containing protein, with protein sequence MDTLEGQEWLDGLAAVVRKGVRALPLGRGRDALRGLWLGHPVHPVLVQVPIGAWTSAGVLDLLPGESRAARRLVALGLVSAVPAALAGWVDWAEQRPRQARVGLVHATANIVAVTAYACSLAARIKGRPILGRALGFGGMTVATVGGVLGGHLAYRQGAGVNHAEAVPVLVEPGWHRVGVPQDFPFGEPVRRMADEAAVVVVRADDGRFHALADRCNHMDGPLHEGKVIEGCLECPWHGSQFRLSDGANVQGPATAPQPRFECRIAADGQVEVRLARS
- a CDS encoding plasmid stabilization protein, which gives rise to MPAGSNRKRERQYEHIKESAQERGESEKRAKEIAARTVNRERARAGESKTASRSSVEDMSSGKRGGQRSGKGSQGPTRDQLYAEAKRRNVDGRSHMNKAELQRALGDS
- a CDS encoding cysteine hydrolase — translated: MPSTYERGRVGLLLVDLVNENFSKDGKAYAIYAPEYERLGTIDNLSRLVAGVRGHKDIPVFYSTTAFTGEDYATWKHVSGMHREMFDNRLFEAGTWNTEFYEDLAPQPGEVILAPHKGLDVLHHTDLEFQLRQRDVEYLAIAGVSGIMAVESTARSAMERAHHVTTFTDAIAAPGGLVTYQAMMRGLNMISHSVVSVDDFLASLDDLGA
- a CDS encoding SpoIIE family protein phosphatase encodes the protein MPDGLLDGVMAPAYVVDGEGSIIAANEAAGTLLQRSTADLLGQDAHDLLHRDSHGHTLPRSRCEMRDALLTERTRHSDVGWFARGDGSLLGLSWFLTPYALGSGRPGALVMLYQRQEAATPPQEQEEGFSTPLTELDRLALLAETTTQLTSTLDVNEALHRLAALTVPLLADWAVVDLLTENDEVRRALVVQNKDGLLIERADLQGPMPPVPQESPMPLSRALRGAASTIATASTYHGPPDSGIAVEQHRLFERTGMHSAAIAPIRGLRDVLGALTLGRSERPDGFTARDLPLLEDVTRRAGLALDNARLYQRQRKVAETMQRHLLPQMPTIPGLQMTARYVPAPQASQVGGDWYDAFPLVDGATALAIGDVVGHDLDAAGGMAQVRNMLRAFAWSDPESPSAIVTRLDQAVMHTAEVPMATMIFARLTSVDDGLWRLEWTNAGHPPPLLVTYDGQTSFLTEGHGILLGTGTDRPRQDAVFTLPPQATLVLYTDGLVESTRHSIDVGLDELRKHAASLARRPLDSFSDSLLNRVRPPDNDDDVAFLALRTPAAP